Part of the Lotus japonicus ecotype B-129 chromosome 6, LjGifu_v1.2 genome, ggcaagactcaaatgacgctctaaaactgagttacccttaccttcgtgagtagaagttgggcatggaagttgtgaacctaaaacaaggaaacacaatcatcaacacaagcctcactggaagcaacacgatctaataatactaatcgaaatcgtaaagaacgcttttaaagcttcagagttcctatttaggcacgaatggacaacggagacttcgttcgctaaaacgagcataactcgagctacagaactcggaatgacacgaaaccaacgccaaaatttcgacaatcgaaagagctacgcaatggctgaggtcatagagacccaaaaattatttttggacacggtaccctaacaaataggtttcggccactatggaaaatagggtttccgaactttttctttgatctaaatcaattcctaggtattcttaggcgatatctaggccagggtaactctcagaaaaattatcggatcgaaaactgtcgcaggggtattttggtcaatatttttagcacggaaactcaaaatcagaattttgaaaaacaaattagatggggtcgacaccaacgacgattatgacgactaatcctactaacgctaagctcaatcgagagttttaagcccaaaggaaggaactttagccaaaaatgggtattatgagcagaattgaaattcggcggcgattcgacgagaatcggcgaaatgtaatccgctaaacatgctcaggggcacgcatggaataagtttagatagatagatgaagTTATtttgacagttttacaaaaagctcaaaactttgagcacagaaaaacatagagaaaagcgacagaatttacgatcagaggtaaggaaaagcatcagtacctcgaggcctacgcgtagcaacgaactgtggaacgatcaggcaagaaacaacaaaaatcacttctcctcctctcctcctccttgcTCATGGTCGTGTGTGTGGGTTTTGTgatgtttttggtttttttttttttttttcatttttcaagctatttataggttttggaaaatgcgaaaaaatgaaaatttcgcgattccgatttttcctgcgcattcctctgtgaattctaagataggttctggcgacagaattccagaactcaaaacaggtttcttggaattaaatcaaacgatccaaagtcggtgtaaatcgattttacccgaaaaactactttttgcagttgatgtcggatgagaaaacttcgttctgaagaaagattggaaacatcaagagaaataggtgtaatcgtgtggaatcttcatttgaagctccgaatagaaaaagtcttcatcgtcggttgattttaggtttcttgaactatcagtgatttagtttcggcaaacctccgaggattagaatcggacgttcgtacatttcagggtttcgtatcgaaacgcttgtttatagaagattaagagaagttctaacatttctctgatgatttttggaattagtttccatcgtgtcattaagtgtaaattagtcgtttactaacgttttcgccctaagtttaagcgaatactaattgtgctataacttttatcgactttgatacaatccttagccttttcctgaaccttctccttcatagatttattccattcaataaacacttgttcaggttttccttcacgatacatcaaacctaatcgtgaataggaattttactCACCTaatctaagcttaaaaacttgggtcttacagcagGCTTGAGGCCCGGGTTAGGGCGATGGAGGAGGAACACCCTCCGGAGGTAGGGCAGGAACGCAATGTCCAGGCCCGCAACACTCGGGACGAGATCCGCACCCTCCGAGCGCGCCTCCACCAACTGGAGGAACTGGAAGAACACCCTAGACAGGATCCGACGTTCTCTCAGGAGGGGGAGACGGGAAGGAGACCACTCCCACCTTCAAACTACCAAGACGACCATGGCCAAGAACAAACTACGGAAAGAGCCGTGAATCAACCCTCCCATCACCGCAGGTACCACTCCCCGCGCAAGAGTTACTTCGAGCGGAGGAGCCCCATTTCCACCAGGGAGCCGCTCAGGGACCCAGTCCGCCCGCACAACGGCGGATGGTTACCCTACCGCAGACTATCAACGACCCTCTCTCTCCAGACATGATGGCGACTCCTTTCCCCCTAGGATGGTCAAGATCTAAAAAGAAACTCTACGAGGGTGACTCCGACCCGACTGAGCACATCAACTTCTTCGTGGGAGCCATGCAGTATGCCGGAGCTACCAACCCGATCTACTGCCGCTGCTTCCCGATGAGCTTGGGGAAAGGCCCAACGAACTGGTTCCAAAACCTCCCCAACAACTCCATTCACAACTGGGAGGGAGTCATGTCAAGCTTCTTAGCCCAGTACTCCTCGGTGAGGAACATTCCGAAGTCAGAAGAGACCCTGGCCCTAATCAAGCAGGGCGAGAAGGAATCCCTGAAGGCTTTCCTTAACCGCTTCAACAAAGAAGCGGGAGACATTCCGGACCTCCTCCCTCAAGTCCGCCTGATCTTGGTACGACAGGCGCTCAGGCCAGGTCCTTTTTTGACTTCCCTGGATGGGAAGAAAGCCAGGACACTGGAAGAATTTCAAACCCGATCAGAGAAATATATTAACATGGAGGAAGCGGCGACATTGAGATCAACCAATCAAAACCCAGGCCATAGGCCCTCTGAGAAAACCCGAGACCCCGGTGAAACTAAGCGCGATCGCGAACCCCGACGGAAGAGCCAGGATGACAAAAAGCAAAAACGGAAGAAGTTCGATAGTTACACCCCCCTGAACTCTTCTCTCTCCCGCATCTTGCGGGAGAGAGCCTCCACCGACCTCAGGGACAACCCCCCCCCACTACTCACACGGGGGCATAAGCTGGATTCCAAAAGGTTCTGCGAATTTCACGACAGCCCCGACCATAACACGGACGAATGCCTGAACCTGAAAGACAAAGTAGAAGAACTAGTCAGAATCGGGAGATTGTCAAAGTACGTCGCCCTCTCCTCCGGCGACCTCCCTCGTCTGCGTTCGCCGCCTCCTAGAAGATCACCCACCCCGCCCAGAGCCCGGGCCCGGACCTCTCCTAGGAACCGAGCCCGCACACCCCCTCCAGCAAGGAGCCCACGTCATCACCACAGTCCCGACCGACGCAGGAGCCCCGATCGTCATAGAAGTCCAGATCGACGCCGATCTCCAGATCGGCGGGACCATGACGAAGTACGAAGGCGCCACGAGACTAATCTAGTCAGTGTTGGATCGATTGCTGGAGGATGGGCCGCCGGCGGACCATCAAACAACAGTCGGAAGAAGAGCACTCGAGTCATCATGTCAGCCGCTGGACGGCCTCGCCCCGACTCCCTCCGCCCCCCGCAGCAGAAAGTTCCCATCACCTTCACGTAAGACGACTACGGCACGGACACCGGCGAGGAGGACGACTCGATTGTCGTGGAGGCCCTCATCGCAAACGGTAAGGTACGGCGGGTACTCAACGACACAGGTAGTTCCGCTGACATTATGTTTTACGATGCTTATAAAACCCTAGGCTTATCTGTGAAAGACCTGATCCCCTATGACCACGACTTGATCGGGTTCACTGGGGACAGAGTTCTGCCCTTAGGATATTTTGATGCATACCTCTCCCTAGGAGGCCATGATGTTTGCAGGACTGTCAAGGCCCGATTCCTGGTGGTGGAATGCCCAACAACCTACAACGCCATCATCGGCAGACCGAGCCTCAATGTCTACCGGGCCATCGTCTCAACCCACCACCTGATGTTGAAGTACCCATGGGCCGGAAGGGCGGTTTCCGTACGCGGAAACCTAACCATGGCCAGGGGGTGCTATAACTCCAGCTGCAGGTTGGCGCGAGAGGATCGAAAAAGGAAAGAACCCGACCACGGGAAAAGAGTTGAAAGCTTCCATCTCCGAGCAGGAGCATGCTTAACAGACATCGACCCGAGAGTGGACCAATCTAGAGAGGACCAACGTCTTAAGCCGGATGGGGAAGCACGGCCTGTCCAGATCGGTCGTGGCCCCGAGCAAACCACCAAGCTGGCACGAGACCTCCCACATGACCTCTCAAACAAACTGGAAGCCCTTCTGAAAAGTAACAGACACTTATTTTCTTGGTCATCCGCGGATATGCCGGGCATCGACCCAATGTTCTGCAGTCACAAGCTATCAGTAGACCGAAAATTCAAGCCAGTGGCCCAGAAGAAGAGAGTCAAGAGACAGATGAGCGCAGAGAAGCAAGAAGCGATCAGGGAACAGACGACTGAACTGCTACGAGCCGGGATCATTCGCGAAGTCAAGTACACCACTTGGCTGTCGAACGTGGTCCTGGTCAAGaaatccaatgggaagtggAGGATGTGCGTTGACTACACAAACCTGAACAAGGCCTGCCCTAAGGATCCCTTTCCCCTCCCCAGCATCGATGCCCTTGTGGACAATTCCTCGGGGTACAAGTACTTGGCCCTCATGAACGCGTATTCCGGGTACAACCAAATTCCGATGtacagagaagatgaagaaaaagcTGCTTTCATAACCGATCGAGGGACGTATTGCTACACTATGCTCCCGTTCGGCCTGAAAAATGCAGTGGTCACCTACCAACGGATGATGACCAAAATATTCAGGGCACTTATAGGAAAGTCAATTGAAGTCTACATTGATGACATTATCGTGAAAACACCAAAGGGAGGCGACCACGCAGCCGATCTTGCCGTGGTGTTCGAACAGCtgaggaagcacaatatgcgcctcaaccccaAAAAATGTACCTTCGGGGTTAAAAGCGGGAAGTTTCTGGGATATATGCTCACAAGTCGCGGGATTGAACTAAACCCCGAGAAGTGCTAGACTATTGTAGACATGAAAAGCCCAGGACGGTCAAGGAAGTCCAGCAACTGGCGGGACGGATGGCGGCAATCGGAAGATTTCTCCCCAAAGCCGCCCTACGAGCCCTACCACTTTATGCCCTACTAAAGAAAGGAGCGAAC contains:
- the LOC130725088 gene encoding uncharacterized protein LOC130725088, producing MFYDAYKTLGLSVKDLIPYDHDLIGFTGDRVLPLGYFDAYLSLGGHDVCRTVKARFLVVECPTTYNAIIGRPSLNVYRAIVSTHHLMLKYPWAGRAVSVRGNLTMARGCYNSSCRLAREDRKRKEPDHGKRVESFHLRAGACLTDIDPRVDQSREDQRLKPDGEARPVQIGRGPEQTTKLARDLPHDLSNKLEALLKSNRHLFSWSSADMPGIDPMFCSHKLSVDRKFKPVAQKKRVKRQMSAEKQEAIREQTTELLRAGIIREVKYTTWLSNVVLVKKSNGKWRMCVDYTNLNKACPKDPFPLPSIDALVDNSSGYKYLALMNAYSGYNQIPMYREDEEKAAFITDRGTYCYTMLPFGLKNAVVTYQRMMTKIFRALIGKSIEVYIDDIIVKTPKGGDHAADLAVVFEQLRKHNMRLNPKKCTFGVKSGKFLGYMLTSRGIELNPEKC
- the LOC130725087 gene encoding uncharacterized protein LOC130725087, whose protein sequence is MATPFPLGWSRSKKKLYEGDSDPTEHINFFVGAMQYAGATNPIYCRCFPMSLGKGPTNWFQNLPNNSIHNWEGVMSSFLAQYSSVRNIPKSEETLALIKQGEKESLKAFLNRFNKEAGDIPDLLPQVRLILVRQALRPGPFLTSLDGKKARTLEEFQTRSEKYINMEEAATLRSTNQNPGHRPSEKTRDPGETKRDREPRRKSQDDKKQKRKKFDSYTPLNSSLSRILRERASTDLRDNPPPLLTRGHKLDSKRFCEFHDSPDHNTDECLNLKDKVEELVRIGRLSKYVALSSGDLPRLRSPPPRRSPTPPRARARTSPRNRARTPPPARSPRHHHSPDRRRSPDRHRSPDRRRSPDRRDHDEVRRRHETNLVSVGSIAGGWAAGGPSNNSRKKSTRVIMSAAGRPRPDSLRPPQQKVPITFT